tatatcggTCTCAACCTATATGATCATCATTTACCACGTATTGACTGATTGGTCATGGAAACAGTGAAACAAAATGTACAATATGTTTATGAATATTATACCTTGAATGAACTTGGAAAAAGACATCCCTATTTGGctctctggttttttttttttttttgtttagtcAGAAGAATAAAAGTTCTTAAATAATTGAGTACGATCACCAAATCACCAATGCTTTCAATCCAATATTGCTCTACGTATCGATGCCTCTtggtttcaatccaattttgtTGTACGTGTGTGCGATGTGTCGATCCCTTGTCGATGCATTGAACAATGCCTTTCGGTAAAATGAAGGATGGGAACTCCTACTTTGACTATCATCGTGATCTCTAAGCGAGATTTTTAGTTATCTATCCCCTTTAGCGTCAAAGCAAACCACTAGTCTCACACAATTATCACAAAATTTTCATCAAGTCTCATTAAGCATCCTTGACCTTACTGACGCGACTGCCTCTTGTCTCGGAATTATTTGGGTTCCTCATTTCCAAATAAATCATCATGCACTACTCATTGACAAAAAACAGAAGCTCgatcaaatcacatttcaaaaattaaaatgagttttcgtgtcaataacaatttaaTTCTTATTTGAAAAATACGTAAGAGGTTAACACTTTAAAAAATGGAGTAGGAATGAGACACTTCTACTTGTCACTATGTTAGTCACGATCAATCTTCAAATAAGAGAGGACTATGGAAAATGATCATCGTCGAATCCTTTTCTAGGGATCCCGTgatcgttcattgtacatcgtgcaatcaaaattcatttcaaaatttaaaattaaatatgaataacacttaacgaaaactgaccgcacgatatacaatgaacgatcGCAATcacgggatccctaggatctTTTTTCGAGGATGATACCAAATGGGTTTGATCGAATATTCTTGTACATGTGTGATGTATCGATCCCCCGTTGATGCATTGAACAATGCCTTATTGTTGTTTAAGGAAGTATAGTAGTTTCTCGACTTCAAAAAAGTTATTATTTACTTATTTGCAATACAACCGAAGTTAGAAAATGGTATTTTAaattatgaaataaattttgaagtactaataACAGTTTTCGAtttatgcaaataaaaatagcaACGCCCTTTCGTTGTTGCAAAATATATTCAAGATTGACACTACAACAATCGTGCCTTTTTACTGGATTAGGCTACGTTTTCTTTTGATAAAAAGTTTAGGAGAAGGGGGTGCTATCCCATCTCAAGATCAAAGTATACCACAAGCTTCTTTGAAGATTTATAGAGGAGTCTTAGCTCATTCTTTGGTTTTTACATATCGCCTATTCAGAGAAATTATCAGTAacaagactcaaatctaagtcTTGATCTAGCAAAAAAAAGGATATTTACTAGTTCAATCAACTCTCGTTGGCTAGGCACTTTTCAAAGATTATCTCAAGTTTTTGATTTGAGAATAATCATCGTCAACTTCtcttcaagaaaaataaaagttcGAAGTTGCACTTTTAGACCTGCAAAATGACTTCTCGAAGTACCAATAACAATAGAAAGGTTTTCGGATTTAACACTTACAGTTACTGTATTCCAGGTGTGTTCTAGGATTAATCAAAAGTTATATTCACCAAGTCAGTTGGTCACTCACAATTATGGGATGTATTCACGCCAAACACAAACAGCCACTCGTTACTTTTCACAAGCAACAGCCACTCATTACTTTTCACAAGCAACTGAGTTGAGATACTTTTTAGATCTAACTTCTCAGAGCCTACGGTCATCTCTAATCAAAGGAGAGTCAGGTAGCTCGTTTTAACCTTATAATCTTTcgagaaattaatattttagtgAACATTGCCATATCATATTTCTTACTATCTCTAACCGAGGGACCAAAGGGTCATAGACCAAACATAACCATGTGACAAAAAATCATCGCCAACCAAATGGAACAAAGgatcataggccaaacataatttattattttaattgaattaatatgattacttaaattaaactacctcaATAATGTTTCGAGatgtaatcttaataatttttcggatagAATTTCAAATAACACGTGCAGTCAGTTTTTATCAAatattgtttatgtttaattttaaataagtatatttaaaatgatttctaattaCACAATGTAGAATGAATAAACACGATTAATAGATCTCTAGAATTCTTACAAAGAGTATTTGACGAAAATCCGGATTCCTCATTCCAGAGGAAAAACAATTTAATAGACAGAAGAAATTCAATTCTGGCACCAATAATGTAGTCTCTGAAGTCTGAACAGTGTCACAAGTAAAACCAGTATATtattatttaagaaaaaaaattattatattttaaaataacaattGGATGTGACTGTGAGTGTGACTGATGAGAGagattctctctttcttcttcagaCGGACATCCGAAATATCAGAAACCCAAATTGGAAAATCTGtgttcttctccttccttccttccaaAAAAGGGAAAAATCCGTGTTCTTTGCAAAGTTTTCACTGTTGAGCCCCTGCGCTCTTTgcaaaaagcttcaacttctcAGTTTTTGGGGGTTTTCTGTTTGGCTTCTTAGAAAATCCAGCCTCAAGTTTTGTGCTTTACTGTTCTCAGGTCAGACAAAATCTTCCATTTTCACAGCAACCAAACAGGAAATACCATTTCTTTTTTGCTAATGATTGGTGGGAATGCAACTGTTAATCCAATTGTAACTGAATCTTTCATTTTCACGGCAACCAAACAGGAAATACCATTTCTTTTTTACACTGTACGGAATGTGTTTGGGAGATGGAGGAAGTCGGCCCTAGCTGGCTGACTCCTTTGGCCAGCCTGTTGGCCTGATTCCTATTTTTTTGACCTGGTGGGGTCTACAAACTTTTTGATCTAATCCTTGAAGATGATTTTCATGTTATTTCGGATTATTTTCGACCATCTAACCTTCTGATCGGATCGGTTGAAGATGACCTAAGAACTAGAAAATTTAAACCCTTTAATAGAGATCGGGGTGTTTATTTTATGTGAAGTGGGATAATGAAATGATTTAGTGAAGATTGTCGTATTTAATTTGAGTGATCGAGATTTCTTGGTCTTTAGGCTCCGAATAATTAGATCTGGAAACGTTCTCAGTTTGTCAATAATTTTttaggacaaggattgtttgccctctCACTTCCCGTGctctcccgtgccctcctgtttgtgtggtcacgattaagccacgtcaacattttatattactattcattttttgtcttatcatctttataaaaaaacaatataaaatattgacgtgacttaaccatgaCTATACAAAATTGGAGAGTACGGGAGGACACTGGAAGTAGTAGGGTAGACAATCGTTGTCCAATTTTTTATCCTAAAATACTGACAGACTGCAATACCTATCAGATTTGTCAGGGCAGGATAAAGGCAATTAAAGTCGCAGATATTCACAGATATTTTAGAAATAAAagtcatttattttgtttttaattacatttattaattttatatttcaacGGCTGACAATGCTGCCATGGCAAAACCTGATAGGACAGGAATTGTGTAGATTCCATTTACCTTTTGGGAGCATTTTTGATCATGTTTACCATCATATTTATCACTGTTatatgagtttgaatttcgagaTTCTTGTAGTGAATAagcaaatttcaaaattcaaactcatttaGAGATAATAAATAAGATGGTGAACATACATCACATAAATgctgagcaaaaatgcactcttTATCTTTTTTATGATTGGACATTGAATGTGCTTACTTTGTTTGCTTATATAAAACGCAGCAAAATGTTGCAAGATCGTGTCTTTTTCTGCATTCTACTTGCATCACCAAACTTCTGAGCCAAAGGCTGGTTTGGAGTAGCTTTTGGGATCTGGATCTGGGGTCTGGATTCCAAGAGGGATTCATCTTTAACACGAAGACTTCGCATGTGGTCATCCATCCTCTGATGCTAGTCCTGCTCTCGCCTAATTTCGCTTTTAACTTCGTAGTTCCGATGGAATCATGTGTAAGTTGGTATGATCACAACCTCATCCTGAAAGTTTGAACTTTGAGTGGTGAAGTACAGAgagtaatcagatttttttgttttcaaaggcGGATTCGGTACAAGAAACCGGTATCTGGTGGTCATATAGGGTTCTAAGTAGCCAAAATCTTAGGGTTCCAAGTAGTTGATCATATCGCAACGGGGATGGTTGATGCAGGCATGACAATGTCCTTCCACACACAAAACCGTCCACCTCTTCTTTTCGGACTTTTGACCAAAAATAGGACACAATACAGAACCAAATCAAGCTCTTTTGTAGCCGCAGTGCAAGTATCTTCAGTTCTGCAAACCAATGAGAGCGGAAATCTACCTGAATCGAAGAAAGTTCGGAATTCTGGCTTACCTCTAACAAGATGCCACGTACTGAGCCAACCAAACACCGTCGGCATCATTGGAGGGGTGTCTGTTTATTCAAGCCTCCTTTTCTTGGAGAAGCTTGTGTGGTGGAGTCTAAAAGATGGAGGAGAATGCCCGCCTTTCATCGTGTGCAGCGATCCAACGTTGTATAAGGAGCTTCCGATTCGCAGTTTGTTGCATTCACTCAAACGAAGTACTAGTAGTGCTCAAATCCTATCAAATAACTGGCCTGTCATCGAGAGCTTGTGTCGCAAGAGGGCGTTCCTCGAGCACTCTGGCGCTCGATGCATAGTCATGCCGTGTCACCTGTCTCATGCGTGGCACGACCAGATATCTGAGGACTGTTCTCTGCGCTTCCTTCATATCGGTGAGTGTGTTGCCCGGGAGCTCAGGGAAGCAAAGTTGAAGCCACTGGAAAAAGGAAGTAATGTAAGGATTGGAGTGCTTGCTGCAGATGCAACTTTAACGGCTGGTTTTTACCAAGAAAAGCTACAAAGTCAGGTACACATTCAtcctaattttgtttttcttgctaatttatcaaattatgtGAAAACCATGAAGATAACAATTCCGATTTTCTTCGAAAACATTACTTGTATTTTAAGTCACCCGCGAAAAACATATTTCGGTGCAATGGCAATGGACAGGGGTTTGATGTTGTGGTACCTGACAAGCAAACCATGGAGCATTTGGTGATTCCCACAATTGAAGCGATAAAAAGACGGGACATGGAGGGGGCACGAAACCTGTTAAGCATTGCAGTCCAGGTCCTGCTGGTGAGGGCGGTGAACACCGTGATCATTGCTTCGGACGAGTTGCAGGGCGTTCTGCCTCCGGACGATCCTCTTCTTAAGAAATGTATCGACCCCATGGACGCTTTGGCTAGGTCGACAATAAAATGGGCAAAGGCTACAGGCAAAAGTGGATAAGAGGTCGTAGCAACATGGCTAAATAAAATGTACAAAATCTTCGTGTCATTGccatatttctcttcatttctgAAGATATTTGCAAATCTTTAAATCAACTCAATTGAAACTTCTTGTAAAATCAACTTCTGGTTTGAAACATATACACAGATTTATGAGTTACAAGTAGATAACCAAAATGTCATCAGACAAGTTAAACAatacacttttacaacgatcgAATTATGTGAATCTCGAAGGGAATAACATCCAAATCAACATATATCCAAGCTTCTTTTATTATCGAAAGATAAGTAGTCCAGGAATTTGGAC
This is a stretch of genomic DNA from Malus domestica chromosome 02, GDT2T_hap1. It encodes these proteins:
- the LOC103448302 gene encoding uncharacterized protein isoform X1, translated to MVDAGMTMSFHTQNRPPLLFGLLTKNRTQYRTKSSSFVAAVQVSSVLQTNESGNLPESKKVRNSGLPLTRCHVLSQPNTVGIIGGVSVYSSLLFLEKLVWWSLKDGGECPPFIVCSDPTLYKELPIRSLLHSLKRSTSSAQILSNNWPVIESLCRKRAFLEHSGARCIVMPCHLSHAWHDQISEDCSLRFLHIGECVARELREAKLKPLEKGSNVRIGVLAADATLTAGFYQEKLQSQSPAKNIFRCNGNGQGFDVVVPDKQTMEHLVIPTIEAIKRRDMEGARNLLSIAVQVLLVRAVNTVIIASDELQGVLPPDDPLLKKCIDPMDALARSTIKWAKATGKSG
- the LOC103448302 gene encoding uncharacterized protein isoform X2 — encoded protein: MVDAGMTMSFHTQNRPPLLFGLLTKNRTQYRTKSSSFVAAVQVSSVLQTNESGNLPESKKVRNSGLPLTRCHVLSQPNTVGIIGGVSVYSSLLFLEKLVWWSLKDGGECPPFIVCSDPTLYKELPIRSLLHSLKRSTSSAQILSNNWPVIESLCRKRAFLEHSGARCIVMPCHLSHAWHDQISEDCSLRFLHIGECVARELREAKLKPLEKGSNVRIGVLAADATLTAGFYQEKLQSQGFDVVVPDKQTMEHLVIPTIEAIKRRDMEGARNLLSIAVQVLLVRAVNTVIIASDELQGVLPPDDPLLKKCIDPMDALARSTIKWAKATGKSG